GGACTCATGAAGGAACTGGGAATCCTAAAAGGAATATATGAGATGCCTTAATTTTTTTGGGGACGGAGGTGCCTGTCCCCCCTTTCGCAGAAACTAAAAAAGGATTGAACCTTACGATCAATATCGCGGTTTCAATCCTTTTTTTAATACCAATAGCCTTCGAGCGATGCTCACACAGAACACTTACATAGATAAACGCACTATCGAAGGACTTACTGTTGGTACTTATATAATAACATTTGGTTGACATAAAATCAAGTCTATGGCCATAAAAATCCGTAAAAATCTTATCAAAACTTGCCAACCAAAATCTTGTCAAAAATCCAATATAGATTCAAAAAACTATCTGTCAGATGGCTGGTGCCCACTGACATCTCCGCCGCCATCCCTGCGGCTGTGCCCGAATGCCAGATAGCCAATAAACAATACAAACAATAATGCAACGCACATCCAGATACACAGCAATAGTGTTCCCTTAGGTGCAAATGTATCATAGTAGCCCTTGAAGTAGATGACAACTATGATCAATGGCAGCACATATGACATATATTTTCTGAGATACCGCGGGAATGGCTTGCCAATTCCTGCGTCTGCCTCTGCGACAAAATTGTCAAATCCCCATCCGTTCTTTCTGGTGCAGAACAACACAAACAGCAGTGATCCAAGTGGAAGTATATTGTTCGACACAAGGAAGTCCTCCAGATCCATGATGTTGGAACCGGCTCCCATCGGAGCAATCTTTGACAATATGTTGAAGCCTAACACTGCCGGCATGGAAAGCACTGATATTCCAATCAGATTGATGATCAAAGACTTCTTTCTCTTCCAGCCAAACATATCTATGCTTATGGAAATAATATTTTCAAACACCGCTATAACCGTGGAAAGTGCCGCAAATGACATGAATATAAAGAACAGTACTCCCCATACTCTTCCCCCCGGCATATGGTTGAACACATTTGGCAGCGTCATAAACAAAAGTGATGGTCCCTTGTCGGGACTGATCCCATAGGCAAAACATGCCGGAAGAATGATCACACCTGCCATCAATGCAACAAATGTATCAAGATACATAACACTCTTCGCCTCTCCTGAAAGCTTATGTTCCTTTCCTATGCAGCTTCCAAAAATTTCCATGGAACCCATACCAACGCTGAGCGTGAAAAACGCCTGAGTCATGGCATCGAACAGAACATTTCCCCAGCCTCTCGCATTTGCTCGCTCTATACTTGGGACAAGGTAGAACTTAAGTCCCTCTTCATTTCCCGAGAGCATAAGTGAATTCACAGCCATGACTATCATCAGGATGATAAGGGCGATCATCATAACCTTTGTCACCCTCTCCACTCCATTCTGAAGTCCCAATGAGCATATGCCTATGCAGCACGCTATGACCGCAAGTGTCACCACAGCCATAAGTCCTGGTGAAGCAAGCATCTCTGAGAACCTGCCCTCTATGACCTCAACAGCCTCTCCGTGCAGCTGCCCGGAACCCATGACATACACATAATAAACCATCCAGCCCGCTACCATGGTGTAGAACATCATGAGCAGATAATTGCCTGCGTACGCGTACCAGCTGAACTTGTGCCAGTTGCCTCCCGGCGGTGCCAGTTCCCTAAGAGCTGATCCTACGCTCTTTCCACTGCCTCGCCCGATGGCAAACTCACATGTCAATATCGGATATCCCAAGAGCAGTAGAAACAGTATATATATCACGATAAATATCGCGCCGCCGTTCTGCCCACATATATACGGGAATTTCCACACATTTCCAAGACCTATGGCACACCCTGCAGACACAAGGATGAAGCCAAGTCTTGAGGCGAACTTTTCCTTGTCGCCGTTGTTATTATCTTTACTCATACACTTTTCCTTTCACAGATATCAGTATTATTTGCGTCAGATGTTTACTTCAAACTGTTACATTCTATATTATTTTTTCATTTATGCTGACACATACCTTGTGATTGTAACATACATTACAGCATTTGTGTGTTTAAACTTTTACAGTGTGAAGCAAATTTTATCCCGTATTTGAACCAGATAAAATACAGCTATTTTTATGTTTGCTGTGCATTTTCAACAAGTGTATTTTCATACAAAATAAATCTATTAATTTACATATAAAGGATTACATTTTTCCATATTATATTTTATTATAATAAGTAGAATGTTCTTAATACTATTAAGACCGTTCTCCGTATTCTGAGGCAGATTTCTGTGTGGGATTGCAGTACCTTACCTTATTTCATAAGTTTTCGCTGAAAACTTGTGATATACCTTATAAACCACCAGCGCATAGCTGCAAGTGCGCTGCTCGCATTATGGAGAAACAAATAGTAACACATGCGCCGCGCGAAGTGCATATATATGCGCATGCTACATTTTTTAAGGAGGACATTTATTATGGCTACATGGCTTAAAGATGCAATTTTTTATGAAATATACCCACAGAGTTTCTACGATACCAATGGTGATGGAATCGGTGATTTCAACGGAATCACCGCAAAGCTTGACTATATCAAGTCTCTTGGATGCAACGCTATCTGGATGAATCCATGCTTTGATTCACCATTTTCTGATGCGGGCTATGATGTAAGGGATTACAAGAAGGTTGCCGAGAGATACGGCACCATGGATGATATCAAAAACCTTTTTACCGAGGCTCATAAGAGGGATATGCATATCCTTCTCGACCTTGTTCCAGGCCACACATCAGAGGAGCACGCATGGTTTACCGAGAGCAAGAAGCCTGAGACAAATGAGTACACTGACAGATATATGTGGACTGACGGATGGCTCTGCGGCGGTGCAGGTCTCAACTACATCGCAGGTGAGACACCTCGAAATGCAGCCTACATCGTCAATTTCTTCAAATGCCAGCCGGCTCTCAACTATGGTGTTCTGAACCCAACCGAGAGATGGCACAAGAGCATGTACGATCCTGCATGTATCGCGACAAGGGAAGCTATGAAGGACGTGTGCCGTTTCTGGCTTGATGCCGGATGTGACGGATTCCGTGTTGATATGGCTGACTCACTTGTAAAACACGACGATGCGAACAAGAGCGGAACTGTCGCTGTATGGCAGGATATTCTCGGTGACATTCACTCCGAATACCCAGAATCAGCATTTGTATCTGAGTGGGGAAAGGCTGAGCAGTCCATCAAGGCAGGCTTCGATATGGACTTCTATCTTGACTGGATGGGCAACGGATATAACTCTCTGGTAAGAGATTACGAAGCTCATCTGAATGCATTTGCATCTCTTCCGGAGAAGCTCGATGACAGCGTGGCAAACAACAGCTTCTTCAAGGCTGACAGCAAGGGAACCTGCGACCACTTCATTGATGAATATATGGGAAGATATGAGCAGATAAAGGACAAGGGCGCCATCGCCCTCATCACAGGAAACCACGACACCACACGTATCAGCTACGGACTCTCTGAGGACGAGTTAAAGCTTGCCTACGCATTCTTCCTGACTATGCCCGGCAATCCATTCATCTACTATGGCGATGAGATCGCCATGAGATTCAGAAGCATGGCAAGCAAGGAGGGCGGATTTACAAGAACCGGTTCAAGAACTCCTATGCAGTGGAGCTCAGGTGAGAACATGGGATTCTCAACAGCACCGGCAGACAAGCTTTACCTCCCAGTTGATCCAGCGGAAGGAGCTGCAAATGTTGAAGCTGCTGAAGCGGATCAGAACTCGCTTCTCAACACAGTTAAGTCGCTCACCGAGCTCAGACACTCACAGGCTGATCTTCTCGACAAGAGCAATCTTGAGATCATCAGCAGAAAACCTCTGGTATACAAGAGAGGAAACCTGATCCTTGCAGTGAATCCTAAGAATACTGCCACTCAGTCAAGAAAACTTGCTGAATTGACAGATGACGCAAAGGTTATCTATTCTATAGCAATAAACGGCACACAGCCAGGCATCGCTGACGGAGTTATCACTCTTCCGGCACAGAGCTTTGTTGTGATAATGAACTAAGTATTTTATATTTTCGCGGAGCAGCCGCCAAGGTCTTGTGCAAGCACAGGCTTTGGCGGCTGTCACTATATCTTAAGAAGCCCACGAAGCAACCTTACATCTCTTCTTCCCTGTAGTCACCGTCCCAAACTTGTGGTAATATGAAATGGATTATATTCTTGTATGACCTGCGGACAATATTAATAAAACATTTGCAGATCATTTGCAAATAATTTGCAGTCCACTGGGATATGCACATAATATACACAAAATATACAAAGCTGATATAAATGTATATAAAGAAGGTTTACAAATTACTTTTATAAAGGAGAACAAGACATATGAACATGCAGGAAGCAACTTCTAAAATGAAGGCCGACAGTTACAAGATGGCGGCACTGTCAGAGGATACAAGAAACAATATACTAGCACATGTAAAGGACGCACTCATCGCACATAAGGATGAGATATTTGCGGCAAATGCAAAGGATATGGCTGCTGCCGAGGAGAACGGGATCGCAGCATCAGTCAAGAAGAGACTGAAGTTCGACGAGCACAAGCTTGCTGACGTGACAAATGGAATCAATGAGCTCATAAAACTCGCTGATCCGGTTGGACAGATCCAGCTTAAGAGAGAGCTTGACGAAGGTCTGGTGCTTCAGAGAGTGTCATGCCCTATCGGTGTCATTGGAATCATATTCGAGGCAAGACCGGACGCGCTGGTCCAGATATCATCATTGTGCATCAAGAGCGGCAACTGCGCTGTCCTCAAGGGTGGCAAGGAGACAGCCAACACCAACAAGGCACTCTTCGATGTAATCTACAGCACAGCAGTTGCAAATGGAGCACCTGAAGGCTGCATGCTCCAGGCAAGTCAGCACAACGAGATCGATGAGCTTCTGTCCTGCAACAAATCAGTGGATCTTCTCATACCTAGGGGCTCAAATGCATTTGTGCAATACATCATGAACAACACCAAGATTCCTGTCATGGGACACGCAGACGGAATCTGCCACACATACATAGACAAGGATGCTGACATAGATAAGGCGATTCCTATAATCATAGACGCAAAGACCCAGTACACTGCTGCATGCAATTCGACCGAGACACTGCTCATTCACAGGGATGTGGCAGATGAGATGCTCCCTGCAATAGCCAGATCACTTAAAGATCACGGAGTAAAGCTTCGCGGAACAGCTGAAGCTGCGGAGATTATTAAACGGGCGTACACAACTGACGGTCAGACCAACGGTTCACATACGAAAGCCGCAACCGACAGCCAGAACGATTTTGAGATCATGGGAGACGACGATTTTAATACGGAATATCTTGATCTGATCCTCTCTGTAAAAATCGTGAATGACGTTCAGGAAGCAATTGCTCACATCAACCACTTTGGTTCACACCACACAGACTGTATCGTGACTGAGAACGCTGATACTGCTGCCCTCTTCATGCAGCTTGTCGACTCAGCCGGAGTATACCAGAACTGCTCCACAAGATTTGCCGACGGTTTCAGATATGGATTTGGTGCAGAGGTCGGTATCAGCACCAGCAAGATCCACGCAAGGGGACCTGTCGGTCTCGAAGGGCTTGTCACCTACAAGTATAAACTCTATGGACACGGTCAGATCGTGGACGACTATGCAACCGGCAAGAAACAGTTTCACTTTAAAAATCTGTAGATATCGTCTCTTGGGGACGGAGGTGCCTGACCCCATTTGATGAGGGACGGAGGTACCTGACCCCATTTACGACCCCATTTACATAAAGGATTACCAAAATATGAAGATAATACTGAAAATATTTAAAAATGATCTGATTGGAATAAAAGGAAGC
This sequence is a window from Coprococcus eutactus. Protein-coding genes within it:
- a CDS encoding sodium-dependent transporter — protein: MSKDNNNGDKEKFASRLGFILVSAGCAIGLGNVWKFPYICGQNGGAIFIVIYILFLLLLGYPILTCEFAIGRGSGKSVGSALRELAPPGGNWHKFSWYAYAGNYLLMMFYTMVAGWMVYYVYVMGSGQLHGEAVEVIEGRFSEMLASPGLMAVVTLAVIACCIGICSLGLQNGVERVTKVMMIALIILMIVMAVNSLMLSGNEEGLKFYLVPSIERANARGWGNVLFDAMTQAFFTLSVGMGSMEIFGSCIGKEHKLSGEAKSVMYLDTFVALMAGVIILPACFAYGISPDKGPSLLFMTLPNVFNHMPGGRVWGVLFFIFMSFAALSTVIAVFENIISISIDMFGWKRKKSLIINLIGISVLSMPAVLGFNILSKIAPMGAGSNIMDLEDFLVSNNILPLGSLLFVLFCTRKNGWGFDNFVAEADAGIGKPFPRYLRKYMSYVLPLIIVVIYFKGYYDTFAPKGTLLLCIWMCVALLFVLFIGYLAFGHSRRDGGGDVSGHQPSDR
- a CDS encoding alpha-amylase family glycosyl hydrolase, with translation MATWLKDAIFYEIYPQSFYDTNGDGIGDFNGITAKLDYIKSLGCNAIWMNPCFDSPFSDAGYDVRDYKKVAERYGTMDDIKNLFTEAHKRDMHILLDLVPGHTSEEHAWFTESKKPETNEYTDRYMWTDGWLCGGAGLNYIAGETPRNAAYIVNFFKCQPALNYGVLNPTERWHKSMYDPACIATREAMKDVCRFWLDAGCDGFRVDMADSLVKHDDANKSGTVAVWQDILGDIHSEYPESAFVSEWGKAEQSIKAGFDMDFYLDWMGNGYNSLVRDYEAHLNAFASLPEKLDDSVANNSFFKADSKGTCDHFIDEYMGRYEQIKDKGAIALITGNHDTTRISYGLSEDELKLAYAFFLTMPGNPFIYYGDEIAMRFRSMASKEGGFTRTGSRTPMQWSSGENMGFSTAPADKLYLPVDPAEGAANVEAAEADQNSLLNTVKSLTELRHSQADLLDKSNLEIISRKPLVYKRGNLILAVNPKNTATQSRKLAELTDDAKVIYSIAINGTQPGIADGVITLPAQSFVVIMN
- a CDS encoding glutamate-5-semialdehyde dehydrogenase, with the protein product MNMQEATSKMKADSYKMAALSEDTRNNILAHVKDALIAHKDEIFAANAKDMAAAEENGIAASVKKRLKFDEHKLADVTNGINELIKLADPVGQIQLKRELDEGLVLQRVSCPIGVIGIIFEARPDALVQISSLCIKSGNCAVLKGGKETANTNKALFDVIYSTAVANGAPEGCMLQASQHNEIDELLSCNKSVDLLIPRGSNAFVQYIMNNTKIPVMGHADGICHTYIDKDADIDKAIPIIIDAKTQYTAACNSTETLLIHRDVADEMLPAIARSLKDHGVKLRGTAEAAEIIKRAYTTDGQTNGSHTKAATDSQNDFEIMGDDDFNTEYLDLILSVKIVNDVQEAIAHINHFGSHHTDCIVTENADTAALFMQLVDSAGVYQNCSTRFADGFRYGFGAEVGISTSKIHARGPVGLEGLVTYKYKLYGHGQIVDDYATGKKQFHFKNL